A single Oryctolagus cuniculus chromosome 18, mOryCun1.1, whole genome shotgun sequence DNA region contains:
- the THAP11 gene encoding THAP domain-containing protein 11, translating to MPGFTCCVPGCYNNSHRDKALHFYTFPKDAELRRLWLKNVSRAGVSGCFSTFQPTTGHRLCSVHFQGGRKTYTVRVPTIFPLRGVNERKVARRPAGAAAARRRQQQQQQQQQQQQQQQQQQQQQQQQQQQQQQASPSASTAQTSQLQPNLVSASAAVLLTLQAAVDSNQAPGSVPPAPTTPSGEDVKPIDLTVQVEFAAAEGAAAAAAASELEAATAGLEAAECPMGPQLVVVGEEGFPDTGSDHSYSLSSGTTEEELLRKLNEQRDILALMEVKMKEMKGSIRHLRLTEAKLREELREKDRLLAMAVIRKKHGM from the coding sequence ATGCCTGGCTTTACGTGCTGCGTACCGGGCTGCTACAATAACTCGCACCGGGACAAGGCGCTGCACTTCTACACGTTTCCTAAGGACGCTGAGCTACGGCGCCTGTGGCTGAAGAACGTGTCCCGTGCCGGCGTCAGTGGGTGCTTCTCCACCTTCCAGCCCACCACGGGCCACCGTCTCTGCAGCGTTCACTTCCAGGGCGGCCGCAAGACCTACACGGTGCGTGTCCCCACCATCTTCCCGCTGCGCGGCGTCAATGAGCGCAAAGTAGCGCGCAGACCCGCGGGAGCTGCGGCGGCTcgccgcaggcagcagcagcagcagcagcagcagcaacaacaacagcagcagcaacagcaacagcagcagcaacagcagcagcagcaacagcagcagcaagcgTCGCCGTCCGCCTCCACTGCCCAGacctcccagctgcagcccaacCTGGTGTCTGCCTCCGCGGCCGTGCTCCTCACCCTTCAGGCCGCCGTAGACAGCAACCAGGCTCCGGGATCCGTACCGCCGGCTCCCACCACCCCCTCCGGAGAAGACGTGAAGCCCATCGACCTTACTGTGCAGGTGGAGTTCGCAGCCGCAGAGGGTGCGGCCGCAGCAGCTGCTGCGTCGGAGCTAGAGGCCGCCACAGCGGGGCTGGAGGCCGCCGAGTGCCCCATGGGCCCCCAGTTGGTGGTGGTCGGGGAAGAGGGCTTCCCTGACACTGGCTCCGACCACTCTTACTCGCTGTCGTCAGGCACCACGGAGGAGGAGCTGCTGCGCAAGCTGAACGAGCAGCGGGATATCCTGGCGCTGATGGAAGTGAAGATGAAAGAGATGAAGGGCAGCATCCGTCACCTGCGTCTCACCGAGGCCAAGTTGCGCGAAGAGCTGCGCGAGAAGGATCGTCTCCTGGCCATGGCTGTGATCCGCAAGAAGCACGGGATGTGA
- the CENPT gene encoding centromere protein T isoform X2 — protein sequence MRPGFQITTQHAACRGRARTTIPVGLCSSIARLPLNRVAGTLRLRLWGRLRRWAAEAMADGYSPNSEPTTRTLLRRVLDTADSRSPRRPRSIRAGTQRTLLETPSPRRRSSQRKSTARRHSHGTRSVSRLAHTQASRHLDEQTPRTLLKNILLTAPESSVLVPKSVVKPAPAPPVVQPPRRESSRGSLELQLPELEPTTSLAPGLLAHGRRKQRLRLSVFQQEVDQGLPLSQEPPETAGASSLTSSLNLTFATPVQPQSVKRPGLARRPPTRRAVDVGVLLQDLRDTSLAPSGNSLRTPVATVPTDTVLEDTQPFSQPLVGRSPSVHHSLPHPSHNETEDTEKAVDHWTQSSQPGLQNDKVTESMGSQGAVEAEESDVSSGDEDPSGRAASPAMASRTPSFLQAEQPPPFLEPTPRPGAAVVSSEPVLARRPPRPRAAGPRPRQDPHKTGLNHYAKLFSFYAKMPMEKAALEVVEKCLDKYFQHLCNDLEVFAAHAGRKTVRPEDLELLMRRQGLVTDQVSLHVLVERHLPLEYRQLLIPCAFSGNSVFPAQ from the exons ATGAGGCCAGGGTTCCAGATCACCACGCAACACGCAGCGTGCCGCGGTAGGGCGAGAACTACAATTCCCGTGGGCCTGTGCAGCAGTATCGCGAGACTTCCCTTAAATAGGGTGGCGGGAACGCTGCGGCTGCGGCTGTGGGGGCGGTTGAGACGCTGGGCGGCTGAAGCCATGGCTGACGGCTACAGTCCCAACAGCGAGCCTACGACGCGCACGCTGCTACGGCGCGTGTTGGATACAGCGGACTCGCGCTCCCCGCGGCGACCCCGGAGTATTCGAGCTGG GACCCAGAGAACCCTGCTTGAAACGCCTTCACCCAGGAGGCGGAGCAGCCAAAGAAAGTCGACTGCCAGACGACACTCCCATGGGACCAGG TCTGTCAGCCGACTGGCCCACACCCAGGCCAGTAGACACCTGGACGAACAGACACCCCGGACTCTGCTGAAGAACATCCTACTTACAG CCCCAGAATCTTCTGTCCTTGTGCCAAAGTCAGTGGTGAAGCCCGCACCAGCGCCGCCGGTGGTCCAGCCCCCTAGACGGGAAAGCAGTCGGGGCAG CCTGGAGCTGCAACTTCCTGAACTTGAGCCCACCACGAGCCTGGCGCCAGGCCTGTTGGCCCAtggcaggaggaagcagaggctgaggcTGTCAGTGTTTCAGCAAGAAGTGGACCAAGGGCTGCCTCTCTCCCAAG AGCCTCCTGAGACTGCCGGCGCCTCCTCCCTCACCAG CTCTCTCAACCTGACCTTTGCCACCCCTGTTCAGCCACAGTCTGTGAAGAGGCCTGGTTTGGCCCGTAGACCCCCCACCCGCCGAGCTGTGGACGTGGGTGTCCTTTTGCAAGATCTGCGAGATACTTCTTTGGCTCCTTCAG GTAATAGCCTCAGAACCCCTGTGGCTACTGTGCCAACGGACACTGTGTTGGAGGACACCCAGCCCTTCTCCCAGCCCTTGGTTGGCCGTTCCCCTAGTGTGCATCACTCCCTGCCCCATCCCTCTCACAATGAGACTGAAGATACAGAGAAGGCTGTGGACCACTGGACACAGAGCAGTCAGCCTGGGCTGCAAAATGACA AGGTGACAGAATCAATGGGATCCCAGGGCGCCGTGGAGGCTGAGGAGTCGGATGTATCTTCAGGAGATGAGGACCCCTCTGGCAGGGCAG CAAGTCCAGCAATGGCCTCCAGGACCCCCAGCTTTCTCCAGGCTGAACAGCCGCCTCCATTCCTTGAGCCAACCCCGCGGCCTGGTGCTGCAGT TGTGTCTTCAGAGCCTGTGTTGGCCAGGCGTCCCCCCAGGCCCCGagctgctggccccaggccccgtCAGGATCCACATAAGACTGGACTGAACCACTATGCAAAACTCTTTAGCTTCTATGCTAAGATGCCCATGGAGAAGGCAGCTCTTGAGGTGGTGGAGAAATG TCTAGACAAGTATTTCCAGCATCTCTGCAATGACCTGGAGGTATTTGCTGCCCATGCTGGCCGCAAGACTGTGAGGCCGGAGGATCTGGAACTGCTGATGCGGCG GCAGGGCCTGGTCACTGACCAAGTCTCACTGCACGTCCTTGTGGAGCGGCATCTGCCCCTGGAATACCGGCAGCTGCTCATCCCCTGTGCATTCAGTGGCAATTCCGTCTTCCCTGCCCAGTAG
- the CENPT gene encoding centromere protein T isoform X1: MADGYSPNSEPTTRTLLRRVLDTADSRSPRRPRSIRAGTQRTLLETPSPRRRSSQRKSTARRHSHGTRSVSRLAHTQASRHLDEQTPRTLLKNILLTAPESSVLVPKSVVKPAPAPPVVQPPRRESSRGSLELQLPELEPTTSLAPGLLAHGRRKQRLRLSVFQQEVDQGLPLSQEPPETAGASSLTSSLNLTFATPVQPQSVKRPGLARRPPTRRAVDVGVLLQDLRDTSLAPSGNSLRTPVATVPTDTVLEDTQPFSQPLVGRSPSVHHSLPHPSHNETEDTEKAVDHWTQSSQPGLQNDKPHPWPAAPPEVTESMGSQGAVEAEESDVSSGDEDPSGRAASPAMASRTPSFLQAEQPPPFLEPTPRPGAAVVSSEPVLARRPPRPRAAGPRPRQDPHKTGLNHYAKLFSFYAKMPMEKAALEVVEKCLDKYFQHLCNDLEVFAAHAGRKTVRPEDLELLMRRQGLVTDQVSLHVLVERHLPLEYRQLLIPCAFSGNSVFPAQ; encoded by the exons ATGGCTGACGGCTACAGTCCCAACAGCGAGCCTACGACGCGCACGCTGCTACGGCGCGTGTTGGATACAGCGGACTCGCGCTCCCCGCGGCGACCCCGGAGTATTCGAGCTGG GACCCAGAGAACCCTGCTTGAAACGCCTTCACCCAGGAGGCGGAGCAGCCAAAGAAAGTCGACTGCCAGACGACACTCCCATGGGACCAGG TCTGTCAGCCGACTGGCCCACACCCAGGCCAGTAGACACCTGGACGAACAGACACCCCGGACTCTGCTGAAGAACATCCTACTTACAG CCCCAGAATCTTCTGTCCTTGTGCCAAAGTCAGTGGTGAAGCCCGCACCAGCGCCGCCGGTGGTCCAGCCCCCTAGACGGGAAAGCAGTCGGGGCAG CCTGGAGCTGCAACTTCCTGAACTTGAGCCCACCACGAGCCTGGCGCCAGGCCTGTTGGCCCAtggcaggaggaagcagaggctgaggcTGTCAGTGTTTCAGCAAGAAGTGGACCAAGGGCTGCCTCTCTCCCAAG AGCCTCCTGAGACTGCCGGCGCCTCCTCCCTCACCAG CTCTCTCAACCTGACCTTTGCCACCCCTGTTCAGCCACAGTCTGTGAAGAGGCCTGGTTTGGCCCGTAGACCCCCCACCCGCCGAGCTGTGGACGTGGGTGTCCTTTTGCAAGATCTGCGAGATACTTCTTTGGCTCCTTCAG GTAATAGCCTCAGAACCCCTGTGGCTACTGTGCCAACGGACACTGTGTTGGAGGACACCCAGCCCTTCTCCCAGCCCTTGGTTGGCCGTTCCCCTAGTGTGCATCACTCCCTGCCCCATCCCTCTCACAATGAGACTGAAGATACAGAGAAGGCTGTGGACCACTGGACACAGAGCAGTCAGCCTGGGCTGCAAAATGACA AGCCACATCCATGGCCTGCTGCTCCTCCAGAGGTGACAGAATCAATGGGATCCCAGGGCGCCGTGGAGGCTGAGGAGTCGGATGTATCTTCAGGAGATGAGGACCCCTCTGGCAGGGCAG CAAGTCCAGCAATGGCCTCCAGGACCCCCAGCTTTCTCCAGGCTGAACAGCCGCCTCCATTCCTTGAGCCAACCCCGCGGCCTGGTGCTGCAGT TGTGTCTTCAGAGCCTGTGTTGGCCAGGCGTCCCCCCAGGCCCCGagctgctggccccaggccccgtCAGGATCCACATAAGACTGGACTGAACCACTATGCAAAACTCTTTAGCTTCTATGCTAAGATGCCCATGGAGAAGGCAGCTCTTGAGGTGGTGGAGAAATG TCTAGACAAGTATTTCCAGCATCTCTGCAATGACCTGGAGGTATTTGCTGCCCATGCTGGCCGCAAGACTGTGAGGCCGGAGGATCTGGAACTGCTGATGCGGCG GCAGGGCCTGGTCACTGACCAAGTCTCACTGCACGTCCTTGTGGAGCGGCATCTGCCCCTGGAATACCGGCAGCTGCTCATCCCCTGTGCATTCAGTGGCAATTCCGTCTTCCCTGCCCAGTAG